Proteins encoded within one genomic window of Nitrospira sp.:
- a CDS encoding protein phosphatase CheZ, whose amino-acid sequence MAEPRVAAQAHNAADEDEQGGKAPDTKLYEELGELARFIDTTMKTLSEFSTPVSTSTEQLPQALTHLTNLKTMTEQGTHRVMLEVEAIQDNHLKLSGMIKELTLALQHAKTAPALLQQLQAINQAIGADDKRLLDIMTALSFQDLVAQSVNKLVTILQEVEHKLLQLVVVFGPYQKQAAKQSQDKASEMLKQLEATKNTSMDQDLADEILKQFGFN is encoded by the coding sequence ATGGCAGAACCACGCGTGGCGGCACAAGCGCACAATGCGGCAGACGAGGATGAGCAGGGGGGAAAGGCACCCGACACCAAGCTCTACGAGGAACTGGGGGAACTCGCTCGATTCATCGATACCACGATGAAGACGTTGTCCGAGTTCAGCACGCCGGTCAGCACATCGACAGAACAGTTGCCGCAGGCACTGACGCATCTGACGAACCTCAAGACCATGACCGAGCAGGGGACTCATCGCGTCATGCTCGAGGTCGAAGCTATTCAAGACAATCACCTGAAGCTCAGCGGCATGATTAAAGAGCTGACGCTCGCCTTGCAGCACGCGAAGACCGCTCCGGCACTCCTTCAACAGCTGCAGGCCATCAATCAAGCCATTGGCGCCGACGACAAGCGATTGCTCGATATCATGACCGCGTTGTCCTTTCAGGACTTAGTCGCGCAGAGCGTCAACAAACTCGTCACGATTCTGCAGGAAGTCGAACACAAGCTGTTGCAACTGGTCGTGGTCTTTGGTCCCTATCAAAAGCAGGCGGCCAAGCAAAGCCAGGACAAGGCGAGCGAGATGCTGAAGCAGTTGGAAGCGACCAAGAATACCTCCATGGACCAGGATCTCGCCGACGAGATCTTGAAGCAATTCGGTTTTAACTGA